A region from the Desulfitobacterium dehalogenans ATCC 51507 genome encodes:
- a CDS encoding TorD/DmsD family molecular chaperone — MKDVMDWTRDRFHSYAFFASLLVEEPTLEKWLTIQKLSSSLSGELLEDKNGIRIPEEAQATMERLRQDYYDCFFVPMSGKYVPPYESALRCFKQKPKPSFGKINTSLTAQIKQQYELTGFDPYRLELFSPLKNIPLADHVGFELAYMAYLCQQEHEARKEAREGNAERWLEIQKEFMAEHLLMWIPSLAEALRTLENGFYSQAIKTLEIWLHEDDQDVKNYFSRGGICVEC, encoded by the coding sequence ATGAAAGATGTAATGGACTGGACAAGGGATCGTTTTCACTCCTATGCCTTTTTTGCCAGTCTCCTCGTGGAGGAACCAACACTGGAAAAATGGCTCACCATTCAAAAACTCTCAAGCTCATTGTCAGGTGAGCTTTTAGAGGATAAGAACGGCATAAGGATTCCAGAAGAGGCACAGGCAACAATGGAGAGACTTCGCCAGGATTACTATGATTGCTTTTTTGTTCCGATGTCCGGGAAATATGTTCCTCCTTATGAATCGGCCCTGCGATGTTTTAAACAAAAGCCCAAACCGTCCTTCGGAAAGATCAACACCTCTCTGACAGCTCAGATCAAGCAGCAATATGAGTTAACCGGGTTTGATCCCTATCGCCTGGAGCTGTTTTCCCCTCTTAAGAATATTCCCTTGGCAGACCATGTCGGGTTTGAATTAGCGTATATGGCTTATTTATGCCAACAGGAACATGAGGCCAGAAAAGAAGCACGGGAGGGCAATGCCGAAAGATGGCTTGAGATTCAAAAGGAGTTCATGGCTGAACATCTCTTGATGTGGATTCCCAGTTTAGCCGAGGCTTTAAGGACCCTGGAAAACGGTTTTTATTCTCAGGCAATCAAGACCCTGGAGATTTGGCTCCATGAAGATGATCAAGATGTAAAAAATTATTTTAGCAGAGGAGGAATCTGCGTTGAGTGCTAA
- a CDS encoding 4Fe-4S dicluster domain-containing protein, whose translation MSANSEPRYGMVIDLRRCVGCHSCTVSCKMENNIPEGVYRSWVIEGDKGIYPNVTRVKLPRLCNQCQDAPCQTVCPVNATHKDEGGIIVIDPDKCIGCRYCIAACPYDARFLNPETGMAEKCDLCIGRIKAGLMPACVSNCIAHARIFGDLNDPDSEITRLLAEHPTQVLRSELGTQPSVFYIGLDEAFDGISLKDLEGRK comes from the coding sequence TTGAGTGCTAATTCGGAACCGCGCTATGGTATGGTCATCGACTTACGCCGTTGTGTCGGATGTCATTCCTGTACTGTCAGCTGTAAAATGGAGAATAATATACCGGAAGGTGTGTATCGTTCCTGGGTTATTGAAGGAGACAAAGGTATCTACCCTAATGTGACGAGAGTGAAACTTCCCCGCCTGTGCAATCAGTGCCAAGATGCTCCTTGTCAAACCGTATGCCCGGTCAACGCGACTCATAAGGATGAGGGAGGCATCATTGTCATTGATCCTGACAAATGTATCGGCTGCCGCTACTGCATTGCGGCCTGCCCCTATGATGCCCGTTTCCTGAATCCGGAAACAGGAATGGCGGAAAAATGCGATTTGTGCATCGGACGGATTAAGGCAGGACTTATGCCGGCCTGTGTCTCCAACTGCATTGCTCATGCCCGTATTTTTGGAGATTTAAATGATCCTGACAGTGAAATTACTCGTTTGCTTGCTGAACATCCGACGCAAGTCTTGCGCTCAGAGCTGGGTACTCAGCCCAGTGTTTTCTATATCGGCTTAGACGAGGCCTTTGACGGAATAAGCCTAAAGGATTTGGAAGGGAGGAAGTAG
- the nrfD gene encoding NrfD/PsrC family molybdoenzyme membrane anchor subunit has product MDFSFVYEIQHHAAFGPLIVLYFFLAGLSAGLFLISALSTVFGWQPVKPLAKPAALMALAALVPGLLALVVDLGRPFRALYLFFNVNPTSIMSWGSFILLFYGIVCVPYIWFLWQGQEKRVKLFGKIGAVLAVCLGLYTGFLLAVVPGKPLWNSALLPVLFLVSGCVAALSLISLTKKVFTQEMVPGADYESALHTLKVWFVVLEVCLVFFHLLTVFFLGAQGELTVMNLLAGEKAFTFWGIQIAVGIVLPLILLSLKQSSATLGLVGVFSLAGVFALRYNFVFGGQELPTVGTQLYHQGGGMEWLSVIVLLALGVVLLFVLPYLSRRVFHSTSSKSISS; this is encoded by the coding sequence ATGGATTTTTCCTTTGTCTATGAAATACAGCATCACGCTGCCTTCGGTCCTCTCATCGTGCTCTATTTCTTTCTGGCAGGGCTAAGTGCAGGCTTGTTTTTAATCTCAGCGTTAAGTACGGTTTTTGGCTGGCAACCTGTCAAACCTTTAGCCAAACCTGCGGCGCTCATGGCCTTGGCAGCCTTGGTTCCAGGGCTGCTCGCCTTAGTTGTGGATCTGGGCCGGCCCTTCAGAGCCCTCTATTTATTTTTTAATGTTAATCCCACCTCCATCATGTCTTGGGGGTCTTTCATCCTCTTGTTCTATGGAATTGTCTGTGTGCCCTATATTTGGTTCTTGTGGCAGGGCCAAGAGAAAAGAGTGAAGCTTTTCGGTAAAATAGGTGCCGTTTTGGCAGTCTGCCTAGGGCTATACACCGGCTTCCTCTTAGCAGTCGTTCCCGGCAAACCCCTTTGGAATTCCGCTTTGCTGCCGGTTCTGTTTTTAGTATCCGGCTGTGTTGCGGCTTTGAGCTTAATCAGCCTGACGAAGAAAGTGTTCACTCAAGAGATGGTTCCCGGGGCCGACTATGAAAGTGCCCTGCACACCTTAAAAGTGTGGTTTGTGGTGCTGGAAGTTTGCCTTGTCTTCTTCCATCTGCTCACCGTCTTTTTCTTGGGAGCCCAAGGAGAGCTGACGGTCATGAATCTTCTGGCAGGGGAAAAGGCCTTTACTTTCTGGGGAATTCAAATTGCGGTGGGTATCGTATTGCCCCTGATCCTTCTTTCCCTCAAACAATCTTCCGCGACCTTAGGTCTGGTGGGGGTATTCAGTCTGGCAGGGGTTTTTGCTCTCCGTTATAATTTTGTGTTCGGAGGACAGGAATTGCCGACGGTGGGAACACAGCTCTATCATCAGGGTGGAGGGATGGAGTGGCTTTCCGTAATCGTTCTTCTCGCCTTGGGAGTAGTCTTGCTCTTCGTGCTGCCTTATCTGAGCAGAAGAGTATTCCACTCGACGTCTTCTAAAAGTATTAGTAGTTGA